One Deefgea tanakiae genomic region harbors:
- a CDS encoding NAD(P)/FAD-dependent oxidoreductase, producing the protein MPKPVHAPSYYATSAHPQPERPALQHDIQVDVCIIGAGFTGLSAGLHLAEAGFKVAIIESALVGWGASGRNGGQIVNSYSRDMDVIERQYGNKTAQALGEMAFEGNRIIRERIAQYQIECDLKNGGLFAALTQKQMGHLAVQKVLWERYGHTQLEILDRGAIRHAVDTEAYVGGLLDHSGGHIHPLNLALGEAAAFESLGGVIYEQSPVTQIIRGTSPQVKTATGSVSCDFVIVACNAYIGNLVPELAAKTMPCGSQIIATAPLGELATQLIPSDYCVEDCNFLLDYYRISADQRLLYGGGVSYGAKDPAHIESVLLPNLLKTFPQLAGVNIDFAWTGNFSLTLSRLPQVGRLGDNIYYSQGCSGHGVTFTHLAGRLLAEAIRGQCQRFDAFAQLPHLPFPGGRHFRVPLTALGAWYYSLRDKLGL; encoded by the coding sequence ATGCCCAAGCCCGTCCATGCCCCATCATATTACGCAACCAGCGCCCATCCGCAGCCAGAGCGGCCTGCACTGCAGCATGACATTCAAGTCGATGTTTGCATCATCGGCGCCGGATTTACTGGTTTATCTGCGGGGCTGCACTTGGCCGAAGCGGGCTTTAAGGTCGCCATTATAGAAAGCGCCTTGGTGGGCTGGGGCGCATCGGGGCGCAATGGCGGGCAAATTGTGAATTCGTATTCGCGCGATATGGATGTGATCGAGCGGCAATACGGCAACAAAACGGCACAAGCTTTGGGCGAAATGGCGTTTGAAGGTAATCGCATTATTCGCGAGCGCATCGCCCAATATCAGATTGAATGCGATCTAAAAAATGGCGGCCTGTTTGCTGCGCTCACCCAAAAACAGATGGGGCATCTGGCCGTACAAAAAGTGCTCTGGGAGCGCTACGGCCATACCCAGCTAGAAATTCTTGACCGAGGCGCAATTCGCCACGCCGTCGATACAGAGGCTTATGTCGGTGGCCTGCTTGATCACAGCGGTGGGCATATTCATCCACTCAATCTCGCGCTCGGTGAAGCGGCAGCTTTTGAATCACTCGGCGGCGTCATTTACGAGCAATCTCCGGTAACACAGATCATTCGTGGAACGAGCCCTCAGGTGAAAACAGCAACAGGCTCGGTGAGTTGCGATTTTGTCATCGTCGCCTGCAACGCCTACATTGGCAATTTAGTACCCGAGCTGGCTGCCAAAACCATGCCCTGCGGCAGCCAAATCATCGCCACTGCGCCACTCGGTGAACTCGCCACGCAACTCATTCCATCGGATTACTGCGTCGAAGACTGCAATTTCCTGCTCGACTATTACCGCATCAGCGCCGATCAACGACTGCTCTACGGTGGTGGCGTCAGTTACGGTGCAAAAGACCCCGCGCACATCGAAAGCGTATTACTACCCAATTTGCTCAAGACCTTCCCGCAATTGGCGGGCGTAAACATTGATTTTGCGTGGACGGGCAACTTTTCGCTCACCTTGTCGCGCCTGCCGCAGGTCGGCAGACTGGGTGATAACATCTATTACTCGCAAGGCTGCAGCGGCCACGGCGTAACCTTTACGCATTTGGCGGGGCGACTATTGGCTGAAGCGATTCGCGGGCAATGCCAGCGGTTTGATGCTTTCGCCCAACTACCCCACCTGCCCTTCCCCGGCGGGCGGCATTTCCGCGTGCCGCTCACGGCTCTGGGGGCTTGGTATTACTCGCTGCGCGATAAGCTGGGTTTATGA
- a CDS encoding nuclear transport factor 2 family protein, with protein sequence MKRLIHFICLLLISTSLWANEVAPLSKNEQAIHTMVKDWAQAWQNQAIDEYLSFYSPEFIPANGLSLAQWQQQRRERVSEPLFIKTETNDIDITELRGAFAQVQFRQKYTAAKYQDQVMKALHLERLHGKWLIVKESSKPIKIK encoded by the coding sequence ATGAAGCGACTGATTCACTTCATCTGTCTGCTGCTGATTTCTACATCACTCTGGGCCAACGAAGTCGCACCGCTATCAAAAAATGAGCAAGCGATTCATACCATGGTGAAAGACTGGGCGCAGGCTTGGCAAAATCAGGCGATTGACGAATATTTAAGCTTTTACTCGCCCGAGTTTATCCCTGCCAATGGGCTGAGTTTGGCGCAGTGGCAACAACAAAGACGCGAAAGAGTTTCAGAGCCGCTGTTTATCAAAACCGAAACCAATGACATCGATATCACCGAACTGCGCGGCGCTTTTGCCCAAGTTCAATTTCGACAAAAATACACTGCTGCGAAATACCAAGATCAAGTGATGAAAGCATTGCATCTCGAACGCCTGCACGGAAAATGGCTGATTGTGAAGGAAAGTAGCAAGCCGATCAAAATCAAATAG
- a CDS encoding glutamine synthetase family protein, producing the protein MSLISEWLRERRITEVECVTPDFTGIARGKIVPREKFNEDEGMRLPQVVLVQTVTGEYAENITPATDPDMVLIPDPNTIRLVPWAKDPVAQVIHDCFHFDGTPVELSPRYVLRRVLKLYEDRGWEPVVAPEMEFYIVDINRDPDLPLQPPLGRTGRPETGRKAYSIDAVNEYDDLFEDVYDYCDAQGLQIDTLIHEVGACQMEINFLHGNALELADQIFLFKRTVREAAIRHQMYATFMAKPMENEPGSAMHIHMSVVDKTTGKNVFSNDDGLPSEVFYQSIAGMQKYFPAVISLFAPFVNSYRRLTRYYAAPINVQWGFDNRTCGIRVPHSTPAARRIENRVPGVDCNPYLALAATLACGYLGIVENLKPSEPLTGDAYSLPFAFERGLEGAITALADCKPISDVLGEKFIQAYCAVKQAEYVEYAKVISPWERKHLLLHV; encoded by the coding sequence ATGAGCCTGATTAGCGAATGGCTGCGCGAGCGCAGAATTACCGAAGTGGAATGCGTCACCCCTGATTTCACCGGCATTGCGCGCGGGAAAATCGTACCGCGCGAAAAGTTCAACGAAGACGAAGGCATGCGTTTACCGCAGGTCGTGTTGGTGCAAACCGTCACCGGCGAATACGCCGAAAACATCACCCCCGCCACCGACCCCGACATGGTGCTGATTCCCGACCCCAACACGATACGTTTGGTGCCGTGGGCGAAAGATCCAGTTGCGCAGGTGATTCACGATTGCTTTCACTTTGACGGCACGCCAGTGGAGCTCTCCCCGCGCTATGTGCTACGCCGCGTACTCAAACTGTATGAAGATCGCGGTTGGGAGCCAGTCGTTGCGCCGGAAATGGAGTTTTACATCGTCGACATCAACCGCGACCCCGACCTACCGCTACAACCGCCGCTGGGCCGAACCGGTCGCCCAGAAACGGGCCGCAAAGCGTATTCAATCGATGCAGTCAACGAATATGACGACCTGTTCGAAGACGTTTACGACTATTGCGACGCGCAAGGTCTACAAATCGATACGCTGATTCATGAAGTCGGCGCGTGCCAAATGGAAATCAACTTTTTGCACGGCAATGCGCTCGAACTTGCTGATCAGATTTTCTTATTCAAACGCACCGTACGCGAAGCGGCGATTCGCCATCAAATGTACGCGACATTTATGGCCAAACCGATGGAAAATGAGCCGGGTTCGGCGATGCATATTCACATGAGCGTAGTCGACAAAACCACTGGCAAAAACGTATTTTCTAATGACGATGGCCTACCGAGCGAAGTGTTTTATCAATCAATTGCCGGTATGCAAAAATATTTTCCGGCGGTCATTTCGCTGTTTGCGCCGTTCGTAAATAGCTATCGCCGCCTGACGCGCTATTACGCCGCACCGATCAATGTGCAATGGGGTTTTGACAACCGCACCTGCGGCATTCGCGTACCCCACTCCACACCGGCTGCGCGCCGCATCGAAAACCGCGTTCCCGGCGTCGATTGCAATCCCTATTTAGCACTGGCCGCCACGTTAGCCTGCGGCTATTTGGGCATCGTCGAAAACTTAAAACCTTCTGAGCCACTCACGGGCGACGCTTATAGCCTGCCATTTGCTTTTGAGCGCGGCCTAGAAGGCGCAATTACCGCACTGGCCGACTGCAAACCGATTAGCGATGTCCTAGGTGAGAAATTCATCCAAGCCTATTGCGCCGTGAAGCAAGCCGAATATGTCGAATATGCCAAAGTGATTAGCCCTTGGGAGCGTAAACATTTGTTATTACACGTTTAA
- a CDS encoding gamma-glutamyl-gamma-aminobutyrate hydrolase family protein has translation MSLPIIGIPCCRWKLESGHFYHLVGEKYIAAVVGAGGLPLLIPALGSIHAEHILAQVDGLLFTGSQSNIEPHHYGSPTLAEDFNDAERDATTLPLMRAAIAAGIPVLGLCRGAQEMNVAFGGTLHQQIQTLPNMLDHREPDGDIATMYGPAHEITLTPDGLLRQLYGHDRAWVNSLHQQGVKQLAAGLISEATAPDGLIEAFRLADTAAFNLAVQWHPEWQFQDNPLSIAIFNAFGAACLAHYQQRIQG, from the coding sequence ATGTCATTACCCATAATAGGTATCCCTTGCTGCCGCTGGAAACTTGAAAGCGGGCATTTCTATCATCTGGTTGGCGAGAAATACATCGCCGCCGTGGTGGGCGCAGGAGGACTTCCGCTGCTGATTCCTGCGCTCGGCTCCATTCATGCAGAGCACATCTTAGCGCAAGTCGATGGATTGTTATTCACGGGCAGCCAAAGCAATATCGAGCCGCATCACTATGGCTCACCAACCTTAGCTGAAGATTTTAACGACGCTGAACGCGATGCAACGACTTTGCCGCTAATGCGCGCGGCGATTGCCGCAGGGATTCCAGTACTTGGTTTGTGCCGTGGCGCACAGGAAATGAATGTCGCATTCGGCGGCACCTTGCACCAACAAATCCAAACCCTACCCAATATGCTCGACCACCGCGAACCTGATGGCGATATCGCAACGATGTACGGGCCAGCGCACGAAATCACGCTGACGCCCGATGGTTTATTGCGTCAGCTCTATGGCCACGATCGTGCATGGGTGAATTCCTTGCATCAGCAAGGCGTCAAGCAGCTCGCCGCTGGACTTATCAGTGAAGCGACTGCGCCCGATGGCCTCATCGAAGCCTTCCGCCTTGCCGATACGGCAGCATTTAATCTGGCCGTACAGTGGCATCCAGAATGGCAATTCCAAGATAACCCCTTATCGATCGCAATTTTTAACGCCTTTGGCGCGGCGTGCTTGGCGCACTATCAACAGCGTATTCAAGGATAA
- the ald gene encoding alanine dehydrogenase, with protein MLIGVPKEIKNHEYRVGLTPSGVKELVKQGHTVMIQKYAGDEIGFSAHQYIGAGAQIVESAEEIFARADMIVKVKEPQASEIAMLRAGQILFTYLHLAPDPEQTQGLINSDCIAIAYETVTDGRGGLPLLAPMSEVAGRMSIQAGAHCLEKAQGGAGILLSGVPGVAPANVVVLGGGVVGINAARMAMGLGAKVAIFDVSLNRLKEIDTQFGPQLTTLYSTTDAIEVALASADLVIGAVLIPGAAAPKLVSKQMLKLMKPGSVLVDVAIDQGGCFETSHPTTHESPTYVVDNIIHYCVANMPGGVARTATLALTNATLPFVLAIANKGWKHALNDDIHLRNGLNICHGKVTYAAVARDLELDYTPAELLL; from the coding sequence ATGTTGATCGGCGTACCGAAAGAAATCAAAAATCACGAATACCGCGTGGGCTTGACGCCCAGCGGCGTCAAAGAACTGGTCAAGCAAGGCCACACCGTCATGATCCAAAAATATGCTGGTGATGAAATCGGTTTTAGCGCTCATCAGTACATTGGCGCTGGCGCGCAAATCGTCGAATCTGCCGAGGAAATCTTTGCCCGTGCAGACATGATTGTGAAAGTGAAAGAGCCACAAGCCAGCGAAATTGCCATGCTGCGCGCTGGGCAAATCCTGTTTACCTATCTGCACCTCGCGCCCGACCCAGAACAAACCCAAGGCCTGATCAATAGCGATTGCATCGCCATTGCTTACGAAACCGTCACCGATGGCCGTGGCGGCTTACCGCTACTCGCGCCAATGTCGGAAGTGGCGGGCCGGATGTCGATTCAAGCGGGCGCGCATTGCCTTGAAAAAGCCCAAGGTGGCGCGGGGATTTTACTTAGCGGTGTGCCCGGCGTTGCACCAGCTAATGTCGTCGTACTCGGTGGTGGCGTGGTGGGGATCAATGCCGCGCGGATGGCGATGGGCTTGGGCGCGAAGGTGGCTATCTTTGATGTGTCGCTCAATCGCTTAAAAGAAATCGATACCCAATTTGGTCCGCAACTCACAACGCTGTATTCCACCACCGATGCGATTGAAGTCGCGCTCGCCAGCGCCGATTTGGTGATTGGTGCGGTGCTGATCCCGGGCGCGGCGGCGCCCAAATTAGTCTCAAAACAAATGCTCAAATTGATGAAGCCCGGCTCGGTCTTGGTCGACGTGGCGATTGATCAAGGCGGCTGCTTTGAAACCTCGCACCCCACCACGCACGAATCGCCGACTTACGTGGTGGACAACATCATCCATTATTGCGTCGCGAATATGCCCGGCGGCGTAGCCCGCACCGCCACGCTAGCACTGACGAATGCAACCTTGCCGTTTGTGCTGGCTATTGCCAATAAGGGCTGGAAACACGCACTCAATGACGATATTCATTTGCGTAATGGCTTGAATATTTGCCACGGCAAAGTCACCTACGCGGCAGTGGCGCGTGATTTAGAGCTGGATTACACCCCAGCAGAATTATTGCTATAG
- a CDS encoding aldehyde dehydrogenase — translation MTAQIDWHSRAATQQFEGRAFINGTYCAAARGKTFAAVNPATRSVLCSVAECGEFEVNAAVHAARAAFDDGRWAELTPVARKTILLRFAALIREHADELALLETLDTGKPIADSLAVDIAGSAYCIQWYAEAIDKIGGEVAPLAGNLVGMVTREPIGVVAAVVPWNFPLLMASWKIAPALAAGNSVILKPSEKSPLTAIRIASLAQLAGIPDGVLQVLPGAGTTGRLLAEHSDVDCIAFTGSTAVGKLISQAAAQSNLKRVWLELGGKSPNIILADCPDITAAANAAAGGIFYNQGEMCSAGSRVLVQREIYPQFIAALQIAAQAYTPGDPLNPATRMGAIVDQIQYDKVLAYIASGKREAEHIGGGDAVMTETGLFITPAIFKTAPDTTIAREEIFGPVCSVIVFDTPAEAIQIANNSEYGLAAAVWTSNLTTAHTMAKKLRAGTVWINCYDEGGDMNLPFGGYKQSGNGRDKSLHALEKYTELKTTLIKLD, via the coding sequence ATGACAGCGCAAATCGATTGGCATTCCCGAGCAGCAACTCAGCAATTTGAAGGCAGAGCATTTATCAACGGCACCTACTGTGCGGCGGCCAGGGGCAAAACGTTTGCGGCGGTGAATCCCGCCACGCGCAGCGTTTTGTGTTCAGTTGCCGAATGTGGCGAGTTTGAAGTGAATGCGGCGGTGCATGCGGCGCGCGCGGCGTTTGATGATGGTCGTTGGGCTGAGCTGACCCCCGTTGCGCGCAAGACTATCTTGCTGCGTTTTGCTGCGCTGATACGCGAGCATGCCGATGAGTTGGCCTTGCTCGAAACGCTGGATACGGGCAAACCGATTGCGGATTCATTGGCGGTCGATATTGCGGGCAGTGCTTATTGCATTCAGTGGTACGCCGAGGCGATTGACAAAATCGGTGGTGAAGTCGCCCCACTGGCGGGCAATCTAGTGGGTATGGTTACACGTGAACCGATTGGTGTGGTCGCCGCAGTAGTACCCTGGAATTTTCCGCTTTTGATGGCGAGTTGGAAAATCGCGCCAGCGCTGGCGGCGGGTAATTCGGTGATTTTGAAACCGTCCGAAAAATCACCGCTAACGGCAATTCGGATTGCGTCTTTGGCCCAGTTAGCTGGCATTCCCGATGGCGTGTTGCAAGTGCTGCCTGGCGCTGGCACAACGGGGCGTTTATTGGCAGAGCATTCCGATGTCGATTGCATTGCCTTTACGGGATCAACGGCGGTGGGAAAACTGATCTCACAGGCCGCAGCGCAATCGAATTTAAAACGAGTTTGGCTGGAGTTAGGCGGTAAATCGCCGAACATCATCCTTGCCGATTGCCCTGACATCACCGCTGCAGCGAATGCAGCGGCCGGCGGGATTTTTTATAATCAGGGTGAAATGTGCTCCGCCGGTTCGCGGGTGTTGGTGCAACGAGAAATTTATCCGCAGTTTATCGCGGCATTGCAAATCGCAGCACAAGCCTACACACCGGGCGATCCGCTCAATCCTGCGACACGCATGGGCGCGATTGTCGATCAAATCCAATACGATAAAGTGCTGGCCTACATCGCGTCGGGCAAGCGCGAGGCTGAGCATATTGGCGGCGGCGATGCGGTGATGACTGAAACAGGGTTGTTTATTACGCCTGCGATTTTTAAAACAGCTCCCGATACAACCATCGCCCGCGAGGAGATTTTCGGCCCCGTGTGCAGTGTGATTGTGTTTGATACGCCAGCCGAAGCAATCCAAATCGCCAACAACAGCGAATACGGTTTGGCTGCCGCAGTCTGGACGTCAAATCTCACAACCGCGCACACGATGGCAAAAAAACTGCGAGCCGGCACGGTCTGGATCAATTGCTATGACGAAGGCGGCGATATGAATCTGCCGTTCGGCGGCTATAAACAATCTGGCAATGGCCGCGATAAATCGTTGCACGCGTTGGAAAAATACACTGAATTGAAAACGACGCTGATTAAGTTGGATTAG
- a CDS encoding carbohydrate ABC transporter permease — translation MLIQRVIQAKPHRSCSSKKLAIALSSITLRYMLMTFGLFLMTFPFLWALSVGISKDPSSVVRLTDAAFSIGEGNVGAIFAALWPQELTLHWFERAFSDLPLLSYLSNSAILTSNTVFFTLALSIPAAFAFAQMEFYGRNALFVVLLATIMIPSEVNIVPNYLTLGSMKLLNTYTAAVLPNIASALGVFLLKQYFEQLPKEVFDAARIDGATEWQLLWHIAIPQSYPAITALAIMTMVLAWNDYLWPAIILKEASQHPVTVGLFNILTGPLSSMSNLILAATVLGIIPVLLCLAAGQRFFLGGMQTDPS, via the coding sequence ATGTTAATTCAACGGGTGATTCAAGCTAAGCCTCATCGATCTTGTTCAAGCAAAAAACTAGCCATAGCACTGAGCTCAATCACCTTACGCTACATGCTCATGACGTTCGGTTTGTTCCTGATGACATTCCCATTCTTGTGGGCCTTGTCGGTCGGGATATCCAAAGACCCAAGCAGTGTGGTTCGTTTGACTGATGCCGCGTTTAGTATCGGCGAGGGCAATGTCGGTGCAATTTTTGCCGCACTCTGGCCGCAAGAACTCACGTTGCATTGGTTTGAACGTGCATTTAGCGATCTGCCCTTACTGAGCTACCTGAGCAATTCAGCCATCTTAACCAGTAATACGGTGTTTTTTACACTGGCCTTGAGTATTCCAGCGGCTTTTGCCTTTGCCCAAATGGAGTTTTATGGTCGCAACGCGCTATTTGTGGTTTTGCTTGCCACCATTATGATCCCCAGCGAAGTCAACATCGTCCCGAACTATTTAACGCTCGGTAGTATGAAACTACTCAACACCTATACCGCTGCAGTACTGCCCAATATCGCCAGTGCGCTCGGCGTTTTTTTACTCAAGCAATATTTTGAACAATTACCCAAAGAGGTTTTCGATGCTGCGCGCATCGACGGTGCGACAGAATGGCAATTGCTGTGGCATATCGCCATTCCACAATCCTATCCAGCGATTACGGCGCTGGCGATTATGACGATGGTGCTGGCGTGGAACGATTATCTATGGCCTGCGATTATTCTTAAAGAAGCAAGCCAACATCCTGTTACGGTTGGCTTATTCAATATCCTCACAGGGCCATTATCCAGCATGAGTAACTTGATCCTTGCTGCAACCGTGTTAGGGATTATTCCTGTTTTGCTGTGCTTAGCTGCAGGCCAGCGTTTCTTTTTAGGCGGCATGCAGACGGATCCGTCGTAA
- a CDS encoding carbohydrate ABC transporter permease, with product MAKPGVKSYTAYLFILPFALPFLLFSVWPLFFNLYLSLMDYFVVSGATAWNSFANYLELSANIYFAQSLKNSLLFLITVPILQVCALGIALLLFRRLPGITIFRAGFYYPVIIAIPIAGIVWNYFFAYQGILNGLLSAAHLLPDGQNIGWISDEKIALYSVMLFSIWKNVGYYMVLYLIGLQRVPQDLIDAARLDGANVWQVFWHVTLPALRPVILLCTLLSTIGALKVFVEVLVITGGGYDTLTLLFFVYSAAFTFAEFGLSAAASTVILAMCLVIAAILFKFLGEDGAWGKGC from the coding sequence ATGGCAAAACCCGGTGTTAAATCGTATACCGCTTATTTATTTATCCTGCCATTTGCATTGCCATTTCTGCTCTTTAGCGTGTGGCCGCTATTCTTCAATCTATACCTATCTTTGATGGATTATTTCGTTGTGAGTGGCGCTACCGCGTGGAATAGCTTCGCCAATTATCTTGAACTCTCGGCCAACATCTATTTTGCGCAAAGTCTAAAAAACTCGCTGCTATTTCTCATTACCGTGCCCATCCTGCAAGTCTGCGCGCTCGGTATTGCATTGTTATTGTTTCGCCGCCTGCCCGGAATCACTATTTTTCGCGCGGGATTTTATTATCCAGTGATCATTGCGATTCCGATTGCGGGAATAGTCTGGAATTATTTCTTTGCCTATCAAGGTATTTTGAATGGCCTATTGAGCGCAGCCCATTTACTACCAGACGGCCAAAATATTGGCTGGATCAGCGATGAAAAGATTGCCTTGTATTCAGTGATGCTGTTTTCAATTTGGAAAAACGTCGGTTATTACATGGTGCTGTATTTAATTGGCTTGCAACGCGTGCCACAGGATTTGATTGACGCAGCCAGACTCGATGGCGCTAATGTGTGGCAAGTATTCTGGCACGTCACCCTACCCGCGCTGCGCCCCGTGATTTTGTTATGCACGCTACTATCCACCATCGGCGCGCTCAAAGTCTTCGTTGAAGTGCTAGTCATCACGGGTGGCGGATATGACACCTTGACGCTGCTATTTTTTGTTTACTCAGCCGCATTTACCTTCGCTGAATTTGGCCTCTCGGCAGCAGCTAGTACGGTAATTTTGGCGATGTGCCTCGTCATTGCGGCCATCTTATTTAAATTTTTGGGCGAAGATGGCGCATGGGGGAAAGGATGTTAA
- a CDS encoding polysaccharide deacetylase family protein, with product MKKRLLYIAAALLMIIIGWNAWEWRPIPPPAVSTISISQTKAEQRIRTLFLPNWDQVPLEEMERQAKKYPQQVVLEGPTHRRWIALTFDDGPGNDTRQLLAILKAQQVPATFYMTAKSMAGREELVKQIWQAGHELGNHSVNHPHLPELAERYWDEEIGPTQEKFRSIVGFAPNTMRPPYGEITDAQIEDLAKRGIKVVLWSIDSQDWNKNRMAFGAHKIQRSIQDHIHEEAIVLMHDAGGRREKTLDAVEQLIPWLKAGGYQFVTVSQMLGLPAQSTPSMQQQ from the coding sequence ATGAAAAAACGACTTCTCTATATTGCTGCAGCACTGCTAATGATTATTATTGGCTGGAATGCATGGGAATGGCGACCTATTCCACCACCTGCGGTCAGTACAATCTCAATTAGTCAAACTAAAGCCGAACAAAGGATACGTACACTTTTCTTGCCCAATTGGGACCAAGTGCCGTTAGAAGAAATGGAGCGGCAAGCAAAAAAATATCCACAGCAGGTGGTATTAGAAGGCCCGACGCATCGCCGCTGGATTGCGCTCACTTTTGATGATGGGCCCGGCAACGACACCCGACAATTACTAGCGATATTAAAAGCGCAACAAGTACCCGCCACATTTTATATGACAGCCAAATCAATGGCCGGCCGTGAAGAACTGGTTAAACAAATATGGCAAGCAGGCCATGAACTTGGCAATCATTCAGTCAACCATCCGCATTTACCAGAATTAGCAGAACGCTATTGGGATGAAGAAATCGGCCCAACCCAAGAGAAGTTTCGCAGCATTGTTGGCTTTGCCCCCAATACGATGCGCCCGCCCTATGGCGAAATCACCGATGCGCAAATTGAAGACTTAGCCAAGCGCGGCATTAAAGTGGTTTTATGGTCGATTGATAGCCAAGATTGGAATAAAAATCGGATGGCCTTTGGCGCGCACAAAATCCAGCGTTCAATTCAAGACCATATCCATGAAGAAGCGATTGTACTGATGCACGATGCCGGTGGGCGTAGGGAAAAAACACTCGATGCCGTCGAACAATTAATTCCATGGCTTAAAGCGGGTGGCTATCAATTCGTAACGGTGAGCCAGATGCTCGGCTTACCCGCGCAGTCCACGCCGAGTATGCAGCAGCAATAA